A stretch of Henckelia pumila isolate YLH828 chromosome 4, ASM3356847v2, whole genome shotgun sequence DNA encodes these proteins:
- the LOC140860589 gene encoding protein FAR1-RELATED SEQUENCE 5-like, giving the protein MGVKHVDNMYKVYEFIEEHNHPLHLLETTHMLASQRKVTEVQAYEIDLAEDVGLKQKSTFQLSSIHAGGRDGLGYTILDAKNYIRSKRQRSMVYGEIGSLMRYFQQQLSKNPSFYHANQMDLEEQITNVFCTDARMLIDYEYFGDVVSLDTTYCTNRAHRPLAIFSGFNHHRGTVIFVARHTRKKRPLTIFTDQDQAMAKALHEVMPEIFHGLCTWHLMQNGIKHLGNLMKDVSHFLTDFKRCMYGIDDETEFEESWRFLLEKYNVHENTWLQSTYNIKQKWAACYMKNAFTLGMRSTQLSESVNSDMKSCMTPDLDIMQFFKHFERVLEDKRYNELRCEFEARQKLPRLKLESSPMLRQLSEIYTPTVFHLFQMEFVLFAAAYIKYRNETQPLFEYVVGLIDKDGEWKCMM; this is encoded by the exons ATGGGAGTCAAACACGTGGACAATATGTATAAGGTTTATGAGTTTATCGAAGagcataatcatcctctccatCTTCTAGAGACAACTCACATGTTAGCTTCCCAACGTAAAGTTACAGAAGTTCAAGCCTATGAGATTGATTTGGCAGAGGATGTTGGGCTTAAACAAAAATCAACTTTTCAGTTGTCAAGTATACATGCAGGAGGAAGAGATGGTCTAGGTTATACCATTTTGGATGCTAAAAACTATATTCGATCCAAAAGACAGAGAAGTATGGTATATGGGGAAATTGGTAGTTTGATGCGTTATTTTCAACAACAATTATCCAAAAATCCATCATTTTACCATGCTAATCAGATGGATTTGGAAGAGCAGATAACTAATGTTTTTTGCACCGATGCAAGAATGTTAATTGACTATGAATACTTTGGAGATGTTGTGTCATTGGATACCACATATTGTACAAATCGTGCACACCGTCCACTCGCTATATTTTCAGGTTTCAATCATCATAGAGGAACAGTGATTTTTGTTGCA AGGCACACAAGAAAAAAAAGGCCTCTAACTATCTTTACCGATCAGGATCAAGCCATGGCAAAGGCCTTGCACGAAGTGATGCCTGAGATATTTCATGGATTGTGCACATGGCACTTAATGCAAAATGGCATCAAGCATTTGGGAAATTTGATGAAGGATGTTTCTCATTTTTTAACTGATTTTAAGAGGTGCATGTATGGTATTGATGACGAGACTGAATTTGAAGAGTCGTGGAGGTTTTTACTTGAAAAATATAATGTTCATGAAAACACATGGCTGCAATCTACTTACAATATAAAGCAGAAATGGGCAGCTTGTTATATGAAGAATGCTTTTACTCTTGGTATGAGGAGCACACAACTAAGTGAGAGTGTCAATTCTGATATGAAGAGTTGTATGACGCCAGACTTAGACATAATGCAATTTTTCAAGCACTTTGAAAGGGTCTTGGAGGATAAGAGGTACAACGAGCTGAGGTGTGAATTTGAGGCACGACAAAAATTACCGAGATTAAAACTAGAGAGTTCTCCTATGTTGCGTCAACTTTCTGAGATTTATACCCCTACTGTGTTTCATTTATTTCAAAtggagtttgttttgttcgcaGCTGCTTACATTAAATATAGAAATGAAACTCAACCattatttgaatatgttgtcgGGTTAATCGATAAGGACGGAGAATGGAAG TGTATGATGTGA